The following proteins come from a genomic window of Phnomibacter ginsenosidimutans:
- the rfbB gene encoding dTDP-glucose 4,6-dehydratase, whose amino-acid sequence MQYQKSIIITGGAGFIGSHVVRLFVNKYPHYRIINLDALTYAGNLENLKDIEQAANYVFAQINILDAAALQQCFTEYGVTDVIHLAAESHVDRSILSPLDFVYTNVIGTVNLLEAAKKQWANAFEGKRFYHVSTDEVYGALGDTGFFTEDTRYDPHSPYSASKASSDHFVRAYGDTFGLPTVISNCSNNYGPNHFPEKLIPLFINNIIHNKPLPVYGDGGYTRDWLFVKDHATAIDLVFHQGRQHDTYNIGGFNEWKNIDLVKLLCQQMDQRLGRTPGTSEQLITYVKDRPGHDRRYAIDASKINKELGWYPSVTFEEGLSQTIDWYLSNSEWLNNVTSGEYMKYYDTQYKNR is encoded by the coding sequence ATGCAATACCAAAAAAGCATCATCATCACCGGCGGAGCTGGTTTTATAGGCAGCCATGTAGTTCGGCTGTTTGTCAATAAATATCCTCATTACCGTATCATTAATTTGGATGCACTCACTTATGCAGGCAATCTCGAAAACCTAAAAGACATTGAGCAGGCCGCCAATTATGTGTTTGCGCAAATCAATATTCTGGATGCAGCGGCTTTGCAGCAATGCTTTACAGAATACGGCGTAACCGATGTGATTCACCTGGCTGCCGAAAGCCATGTAGACCGCAGCATACTTAGTCCGTTAGATTTTGTGTACACCAATGTAATTGGCACAGTAAACCTGTTGGAGGCTGCCAAAAAACAATGGGCCAATGCTTTTGAAGGAAAGCGTTTTTACCATGTAAGTACCGACGAAGTATATGGCGCTTTGGGTGACACAGGCTTTTTTACCGAAGACACCCGCTACGATCCGCATTCGCCATACAGTGCCAGCAAGGCCAGCAGCGATCATTTTGTGCGGGCCTACGGCGATACGTTCGGCTTGCCCACGGTGATTTCTAACTGCAGCAACAACTACGGGCCCAATCATTTTCCCGAAAAACTGATTCCGCTATTCATCAACAACATCATTCACAACAAACCGCTGCCAGTATATGGCGATGGCGGCTACACCCGTGACTGGTTGTTTGTAAAAGATCATGCCACTGCCATTGATTTGGTGTTTCACCAAGGCAGGCAGCACGATACCTATAATATTGGTGGCTTCAACGAGTGGAAGAACATAGACCTGGTGAAACTGCTGTGCCAGCAAATGGACCAGCGCTTGGGCCGTACACCCGGCACCAGCGAGCAGCTGATTACCTATGTAAAAGACCGGCCCGGCCACGACCGCCGCTATGCCATTGATGCCAGCAAAATCAACAAAGAATTGGGTTGGTATCCCAGCGTTACATTTGAAGAGGGCCTCAGCCAAACCATTGACTGGTACCTCAGCAACAGCGAGTGGCTCAATAATGTAACCAGCGGTGAGTACATGAAATACTACGACACACAGTACAAAAACAGATAA
- the rfbA gene encoding glucose-1-phosphate thymidylyltransferase RfbA: MKGIILAGGSGTRLHPITRGISKQLMPVYDKPMIYYPLSILMLAGIHEILIITTPEDQAQFQRLLGDGSQVGCRFEYAAQELPNGLAQAFVIGKEFIGSDKVCLILGDNIFYGSKLSTLVSSFTDVKGAAVFAYEVSDPERYGVVEFDADFNAISIEEKPQQPKSNYAVPGLYFYDNDVVNIAANIKPSPRGEYEITDVNNEYLRRGTLKVGVMDRGTAWLDTGTFDSLHDATEFVRVIEKRQGLKIGCIEEIAWRKGFINRAQLDELGNQLAKSGYGQYLLRLK; the protein is encoded by the coding sequence ATGAAAGGGATTATATTGGCCGGCGGTTCCGGCACCAGGCTTCACCCCATTACCCGGGGCATCAGCAAGCAGCTTATGCCAGTGTACGACAAGCCGATGATTTACTATCCGCTCAGCATTCTCATGTTAGCCGGCATTCATGAAATCTTAATCATTACCACTCCTGAAGATCAGGCGCAGTTTCAGCGGCTGCTCGGCGATGGTAGTCAGGTAGGCTGCCGCTTTGAGTATGCCGCACAGGAATTGCCCAACGGACTGGCACAGGCTTTTGTGATTGGCAAAGAGTTTATTGGCAGCGATAAAGTGTGCCTCATTTTGGGCGATAACATTTTTTATGGCAGTAAGCTCAGTACACTGGTCAGTTCATTTACCGATGTAAAAGGCGCCGCTGTATTTGCCTACGAAGTAAGCGACCCCGAACGCTATGGCGTGGTAGAGTTTGATGCAGATTTCAACGCCATCAGCATTGAAGAAAAACCGCAGCAACCCAAAAGCAATTATGCAGTTCCCGGTTTGTATTTCTACGATAATGATGTGGTGAACATAGCCGCCAACATCAAGCCCTCACCCCGTGGCGAATACGAAATAACCGACGTAAACAACGAGTACCTCCGCCGCGGCACCCTCAAGGTGGGTGTAATGGACCGTGGTACCGCCTGGTTGGATACGGGTACTTTCGATAGCCTGCACGATGCCACCGAGTTTGTACGAGTGATAGAAAAACGTCAGGGACTCAAAATTGGCTGTATCGAAGAAATAGCCTGGCGCAAAGGGTTCATCAACAGGGCGCAGCTGGATGAGCTGGGCAACCAGCTGGCCAAGAGCGGGTACGGCCAGTATTTGCTGCGGCTGAAATAG
- the rfbC gene encoding dTDP-4-dehydrorhamnose 3,5-epimerase, which yields MELIETPLKDCWLIKNTIIGDERGYFLESFNHRKFSNLTGWEGQFVQDNQSASGYGVVRGLHFQRGEFAQAKLVRVLLGKVLDVAVDLRSDSPSYGMSFSVELDESNEYQLFVPRGFAHGFSVLTEKAVFFYKCDNYYNKASESGIHPFDPTLNIQWKIDPATAILSAKDKEAQSWQQYLAEL from the coding sequence ATGGAACTGATTGAAACTCCGCTGAAAGATTGCTGGCTCATCAAAAACACCATTATTGGTGATGAAAGAGGGTACTTTCTAGAATCGTTTAACCACCGGAAATTTTCGAACCTCACAGGTTGGGAAGGGCAATTTGTACAAGACAATCAGTCGGCTTCGGGCTACGGTGTGGTGCGGGGCTTACATTTTCAGCGGGGCGAATTTGCACAGGCAAAACTGGTAAGGGTACTGCTGGGTAAAGTGCTCGATGTAGCGGTAGACCTACGATCCGACAGCCCATCTTACGGCATGTCTTTTTCGGTAGAGCTCGATGAAAGCAACGAGTATCAGCTGTTTGTACCCCGTGGTTTTGCCCACGGCTTTTCTGTACTTACAGAAAAAGCAGTTTTCTTTTACAAATGCGATAATTATTACAACAAGGCCTCGGAGTCGGGCATTCATCCATTCGACCCCACACTGAATATTCAATGGAAGATTGACCCTGCTACCGCCATCCTTTCAGCAAAAGACAAGGAGGCGCAAAGCTGGCAGCAATACCTGGCCGAATTATAA
- the asnB gene encoding asparagine synthase (glutamine-hydrolyzing), whose product MCGIAGIIDFAGRPVLQEELQRMTDAIAHRGPDGEGFFVDGAVGFGHRRLSIIDLSNAAAQPMTRFGLTITYNGEIYNYIELRQALEKQGIAFTTQSDTEVILAAYHYWGKDCVQRFNGMWAFAIYDASNREVVLSRDRFGEKPLYYTQHRGRFLFASSLRALLPITGARLANTTVVMNYLLHEKAEPLQQSFFKGYHKLDAGHFLIINIRSAAAAMPVRYYQLPQSQHSACSLSNASEELSFLMQDAIAIRMRSDVAVGGTLSGGIDSSYVAAEASAVARAKQLPAFASFTAGTMESATNELPYAKQMADHCKLRLFTTVPTEEDYMTALLPVVLAQEEPIQSLSVVMQYAVMQLAHQSGLKVLLDGQGADELFLGYPVHLGVAMRQLSWPKAIGLAMQSKTKYGLSASLLAQLALYHAHPLRKAKRQQGRWSAVMPNQVLQQATIEQIAAMDVAVQQSVQSYQVYDMVAGNLPALLRHEDRNAMAFSIETRLPYLDYRLVEWALQLPLQAKINEGWSKYILRFTMQEKVPAAIAWRKGKIGFEPPALQERIIRKLLAPESLQQRGLRLLPNAPIHQLSTPMRWRLLSLQLWAETFDVTFE is encoded by the coding sequence ATGTGTGGCATAGCCGGAATAATTGATTTTGCAGGCCGGCCTGTTTTACAGGAAGAGCTGCAGCGAATGACCGATGCCATAGCACACCGCGGTCCTGATGGGGAAGGTTTTTTTGTAGATGGCGCAGTTGGTTTCGGGCATCGTCGCCTGTCTATCATCGACCTGAGTAATGCCGCTGCACAACCCATGACCCGCTTTGGGCTGACCATTACTTACAACGGTGAAATTTATAATTACATTGAGCTGCGTCAAGCGTTGGAAAAGCAAGGCATTGCGTTTACCACACAGTCAGACACAGAAGTAATACTGGCCGCTTACCATTACTGGGGCAAGGATTGTGTACAGCGGTTTAACGGCATGTGGGCCTTTGCTATTTACGATGCCAGCAATCGAGAAGTGGTTTTAAGCAGAGACAGGTTTGGTGAAAAGCCCTTGTATTATACGCAACACCGCGGGAGATTTCTATTTGCATCTTCACTGAGGGCACTTTTGCCTATTACTGGTGCCCGGCTTGCCAACACCACCGTAGTAATGAATTATTTGCTGCATGAAAAAGCAGAGCCATTGCAGCAAAGTTTTTTCAAAGGCTACCATAAGTTAGATGCTGGACATTTTTTAATCATTAATATCCGTTCGGCTGCAGCAGCAATGCCTGTGCGTTATTACCAGCTTCCGCAATCTCAGCATTCAGCATGTTCATTGTCCAATGCATCTGAAGAACTCAGTTTTTTGATGCAAGATGCCATTGCCATTCGTATGAGGAGCGATGTAGCAGTAGGTGGCACATTGAGCGGTGGCATTGATAGCAGTTATGTGGCAGCTGAAGCGTCTGCTGTGGCTCGTGCCAAACAGTTGCCTGCTTTTGCTTCGTTTACGGCAGGTACCATGGAGTCGGCAACCAATGAATTGCCTTATGCAAAGCAAATGGCGGATCATTGTAAGCTTCGGCTATTTACCACAGTGCCAACAGAAGAAGATTATATGACAGCGCTGCTGCCTGTAGTGCTGGCACAGGAGGAGCCCATACAATCGCTTAGTGTGGTGATGCAATATGCTGTTATGCAGTTGGCCCATCAAAGTGGTTTGAAAGTGCTGCTCGATGGTCAGGGTGCAGATGAATTATTCCTTGGATATCCTGTTCATCTGGGCGTTGCTATGCGGCAGCTTTCATGGCCAAAGGCCATCGGGTTGGCCATGCAAAGCAAAACAAAGTACGGGCTATCAGCAAGTTTACTGGCACAACTGGCATTGTATCATGCGCATCCCTTGCGCAAGGCTAAGAGGCAGCAGGGCCGTTGGTCGGCAGTAATGCCAAATCAAGTCTTGCAGCAAGCAACGATTGAGCAAATTGCAGCAATGGATGTTGCGGTACAACAATCTGTACAGTCGTATCAGGTGTATGATATGGTAGCCGGTAATTTGCCTGCACTGCTTAGGCACGAAGACCGGAATGCCATGGCTTTTTCTATAGAAACAAGATTGCCCTATCTTGATTATCGGCTGGTAGAATGGGCATTGCAACTACCGCTGCAAGCAAAAATAAATGAGGGCTGGTCGAAGTACATTCTGCGCTTTACCATGCAAGAAAAGGTGCCCGCCGCAATTGCATGGCGAAAAGGGAAGATTGGGTTTGAGCCACCTGCTTTGCAAGAGCGAATCATTAGAAAATTGCTTGCACCTGAAAGCTTGCAGCAACGCGGTTTGAGGCTGCTGCCCAATGCACCCATTCATCAACTTTCGACACCTATGCGTTGGCGTTTACTTAGTCTTCAACTTTGGGCTGAAACATTTGATGTTACATTTGAGTAG
- a CDS encoding Gfo/Idh/MocA family protein, which translates to MLQLHKAPTFGTSVRDTPMNKTLHFGLIGCGRIAARHADIMQQYGKLVAVCDIDEPKAIALAAAHGAQSFTCHTNMLSAMAGQLDVVVVCSPNGLHPQHSIDSLQSGCHVLCEKPMSFTREEANAMMDAAETAGKQLWVVKQNRYNPPVMAVKQLLEEGKLGKILNVQLNCFWNRPESYYANSWKGTLDLDGGTLYTQFSHFIDLLVWFFGPFHPSYVQLANLQHQGVIEFEDTGIVAGHFDCGAMGSIHYTVNAYRQNMEGSITIFGEKGTIKIGGQYLNELDYQQLEGEPITGLPAGNPPNQYGNYTGSMSNHPLVYEAITGLLLKNGHGQLLNTSAEAAEAVAVIENIYCMAGRSFKPLQPAQVASR; encoded by the coding sequence ATGCTGCAACTGCATAAAGCCCCTACCTTTGGCACTTCTGTTCGAGACACCCCTATGAACAAAACCCTTCATTTTGGCCTGATTGGCTGTGGACGTATTGCTGCCCGACACGCTGACATTATGCAGCAGTATGGCAAGCTGGTTGCCGTTTGCGATATCGACGAGCCCAAGGCCATTGCCTTAGCCGCTGCTCACGGAGCACAATCATTTACCTGTCATACCAATATGCTGTCGGCTATGGCCGGCCAGCTGGATGTGGTAGTCGTTTGTTCGCCAAATGGTTTGCATCCTCAGCATAGCATCGATAGCCTGCAGAGTGGTTGCCATGTGCTTTGTGAAAAGCCCATGTCGTTTACCCGCGAAGAAGCCAATGCCATGATGGACGCAGCAGAAACCGCCGGCAAACAATTGTGGGTGGTAAAGCAAAACCGCTACAACCCGCCGGTAATGGCCGTGAAGCAATTGCTGGAAGAAGGGAAACTCGGTAAGATTTTAAACGTGCAACTCAACTGTTTCTGGAACCGTCCGGAAAGCTATTATGCCAATTCGTGGAAGGGTACCCTCGACCTTGACGGCGGTACATTGTATACGCAGTTCAGTCATTTCATTGATCTGCTGGTTTGGTTCTTCGGGCCTTTTCACCCAAGCTATGTGCAGCTGGCCAATTTGCAGCATCAGGGGGTAATTGAGTTTGAAGATACCGGCATAGTAGCCGGCCATTTTGATTGCGGCGCCATGGGCAGCATTCATTATACGGTGAATGCCTACCGGCAAAATATGGAAGGTTCCATTACCATTTTTGGCGAAAAGGGGACTATAAAAATTGGCGGTCAGTACCTCAACGAGCTGGATTATCAGCAGCTGGAAGGTGAACCCATTACAGGCTTGCCCGCCGGCAACCCGCCCAACCAGTATGGCAATTATACCGGTAGCATGAGTAACCACCCGTTGGTATACGAAGCCATTACCGGGCTTTTGCTGAAAAACGGCCACGGCCAATTGCTCAATACCAGTGCAGAGGCCGCCGAAGCTGTGGCTGTCATTGAAAACATCTATTGTATGGCGGGCCGCAGTTTTAAGCCACTGCAGCCAGCACAGGTGGCGTCGAGGTAG
- a CDS encoding O-antigen ligase family protein, with the protein MITGTTYQPEIPTTERKKLEAFFSIFFLSLFFAYPLSTFITKYVLPSSNIVSVLARAWVLILGLRAIYLNLKWKTGLYGTPFLIFLFLWCVYSVRIAYDTILNAHELGSSPALYFNFAILLSFITTIGCFTKVAFWKWKHFVKVLFMVLIILNVLIVISVVTAPTDYIIERGFRFEGNERLNPITSGMIAAFLLVLIFVKVHNGQISKKTALFFLLLAALSVVNLVTTLSKGPILFAVLSMLFILFRLLTKGALKTVAIIAVGVIGVGSIMSYFGIVDIVNLVLERFIGIGERDESTAERILLYSNAWKQFLAAPLTGDFLEERVLRIYPHNMILEALMALGIFGGLLFLLYYIISSLRIVIVILRTNVHIVSLIVFYGFISSMISGSLSMGPEIWYCFAFAHVFYHQYLINRQAQTAVLHCVSS; encoded by the coding sequence TTGATTACGGGTACTACATACCAACCAGAAATACCAACTACAGAAAGAAAAAAACTGGAAGCATTTTTTTCCATCTTTTTTCTGTCCCTTTTTTTTGCATACCCGCTTTCTACTTTCATTACTAAGTATGTTTTGCCTTCGTCAAATATTGTTTCTGTATTAGCAAGGGCATGGGTGCTCATACTCGGGCTTAGAGCAATTTATCTTAATCTGAAATGGAAGACAGGCTTGTACGGCACCCCTTTTTTAATCTTTCTGTTTTTGTGGTGTGTCTACAGTGTTCGCATTGCGTATGATACTATTTTGAATGCTCATGAACTTGGCTCCAGTCCTGCATTGTATTTCAACTTTGCAATATTGCTCAGTTTTATTACTACCATTGGCTGTTTTACCAAAGTGGCTTTTTGGAAATGGAAGCATTTTGTTAAGGTGCTGTTTATGGTGCTGATAATCTTAAATGTGCTGATAGTTATCAGCGTTGTAACTGCACCTACGGATTATATCATTGAACGAGGATTTCGATTTGAAGGAAACGAAAGGCTTAACCCAATTACATCTGGAATGATTGCAGCCTTCTTACTAGTGCTGATTTTTGTAAAAGTGCACAATGGTCAAATATCAAAAAAGACGGCCTTATTTTTCTTGTTACTGGCGGCATTGAGTGTAGTTAATCTCGTAACTACATTATCTAAGGGCCCCATCTTATTTGCTGTCCTTAGTATGCTGTTTATTTTATTCCGGCTGCTGACGAAAGGAGCATTGAAAACAGTTGCCATAATAGCAGTAGGTGTAATTGGGGTGGGCTCTATTATGAGTTATTTCGGAATTGTAGACATAGTGAATCTTGTGTTAGAAAGGTTTATTGGTATTGGCGAAAGAGACGAAAGTACAGCTGAAAGAATTTTGCTTTATAGCAATGCGTGGAAGCAGTTTTTAGCTGCGCCATTAACCGGCGATTTTTTGGAAGAAAGAGTATTGCGCATTTACCCGCACAATATGATATTGGAAGCATTGATGGCATTGGGAATTTTCGGCGGGCTATTGTTCCTGCTTTATTATATCATCAGCAGTTTGCGCATTGTTATAGTTATACTTCGTACAAATGTGCACATCGTTTCACTCATTGTATTTTACGGGTTCATATCCAGTATGATTAGCGGCAGCTTGAGTATGGGTCCGGAAATATGGTATTGTTTTGCTTTTGCCCATGTATTCTATCATCAATATTTAATCAACAGGCAGGCGCAAACAGCAGTCCTCCATTGTGTGTCATCGTAG
- a CDS encoding SLBB domain-containing protein: protein MKLTGILLLTMLQLTLATASFGQSLNADNLRNVEVSTISDEDIKAYYNKALSTGLSEEQMFALAIQRGMPEVQVQKLKDRLATLNLGAGKKTAATTTAASGTNPDKKISPESAVSGKTKVARDSSIFGAELFGEVSNVFEPNYKIATPSGYVLGPGDELLVQVFGYSEQNYNLKVTAEGFVYIQNVGPIQVAGLSVDEAGTKIKNKLGATIYKAIRTGQTKVSVTLGQIRSIQVAVMGQASKPGNYTVNSLTTLFNLLYLCGGPSNNGSFRKIELIRGDKVYRTVDLYSYLLRGDRKDNVLLQDQDIVRIPYYDSRVSIEGEVRRTGKFEMLRNENLDQLFTYCGGFSDSAYRSAVKVIRISDTGRILADVPAASFAAFTPHSGDAIRVGKALAKYNNRVTIRGAVYRPGDFELKPGMQLVELIALAGGLKPDAYKERGVIARLKEDQTAASVSFHVGNINSGKESIKLIKEDIVTIASIFDLKDAQTIDVQGMVRTPGKFQFRENLSIKDALLLSGGFADGADLSSIEISRRMASVDVSSDTYRQAEVIRVDLKGGLEGAAANVILQPFDVIMVRAKGGYEKQRSVYLSGQVVTPGIYPLGSSKETISQIIARSGGFKGSADSSSISIRRVASFGLSSEERQKAVERLLMISRDSLLADPELRRKYLNEIDFLSVNVEKIKDNPGGPEDLILEDGDYIEVARASNLVRVSGEVYHPGLLPFEEGANAHYYIKRSGNFTSNSRKAKAFVVYPDGRAKSVKRFLFFKSYPEVTPRSEIFIPSKDKDGKKGLSTGEWIAISSVVATLTTLAVTVINALK, encoded by the coding sequence ATGAAACTAACTGGCATTTTACTCCTCACCATGCTTCAGCTGACGCTGGCCACAGCAAGCTTTGGCCAATCATTGAATGCAGATAACCTGCGCAATGTTGAAGTATCTACCATTTCCGATGAAGACATTAAAGCCTACTATAACAAGGCCTTGTCTACCGGGCTTTCTGAAGAACAAATGTTTGCACTGGCCATACAGCGGGGCATGCCCGAAGTACAGGTGCAAAAGCTGAAAGACAGATTGGCCACCCTCAATTTGGGTGCCGGCAAAAAAACTGCTGCTACAACAACTGCCGCATCAGGCACTAATCCGGATAAAAAAATATCACCTGAATCTGCTGTTTCAGGCAAAACAAAAGTGGCGAGAGACAGCAGCATTTTTGGCGCAGAATTGTTTGGTGAAGTAAGCAATGTTTTTGAGCCCAACTACAAAATTGCTACGCCATCGGGGTACGTGCTCGGCCCTGGCGATGAATTGCTGGTGCAGGTATTTGGCTACAGCGAACAGAACTATAACCTGAAAGTAACGGCCGAGGGATTTGTGTACATTCAAAACGTTGGACCCATACAAGTAGCAGGTTTGAGTGTAGATGAGGCTGGCACGAAGATTAAAAACAAGCTTGGCGCCACCATTTATAAAGCTATCCGCACTGGCCAAACAAAAGTATCTGTTACGCTGGGGCAAATCAGAAGCATACAAGTAGCGGTGATGGGGCAGGCCAGCAAGCCCGGTAACTATACTGTGAATTCGCTGACGACATTATTCAACCTCTTGTATTTGTGTGGTGGCCCGTCCAACAATGGCAGCTTCCGCAAAATTGAACTCATTCGTGGCGATAAAGTGTATCGTACGGTTGACTTGTACAGCTATCTGTTGCGAGGCGACCGAAAGGACAATGTGTTGCTGCAGGATCAGGATATCGTACGGATTCCTTACTACGACAGCCGTGTATCAATTGAGGGCGAAGTGAGAAGAACCGGAAAGTTTGAAATGCTGCGCAATGAAAATCTCGACCAATTGTTTACCTACTGCGGCGGCTTTTCAGACAGTGCCTACAGGTCTGCTGTAAAAGTGATACGCATATCAGACACGGGCAGAATTTTGGCCGATGTTCCGGCAGCCAGCTTTGCCGCATTTACACCTCACTCGGGCGATGCCATTCGGGTAGGTAAAGCGCTGGCGAAGTACAACAACCGTGTCACTATTCGTGGTGCTGTGTACCGCCCCGGCGATTTTGAATTGAAGCCCGGTATGCAGTTGGTTGAATTGATTGCCCTTGCCGGCGGACTAAAACCTGATGCCTACAAAGAACGTGGTGTAATTGCCCGCTTGAAAGAAGACCAGACCGCAGCGAGTGTTTCCTTTCATGTAGGTAATATTAATTCAGGTAAAGAATCAATCAAACTTATCAAAGAAGATATTGTAACCATTGCCAGCATCTTCGATTTGAAAGATGCGCAAACCATAGATGTGCAGGGCATGGTAAGAACACCAGGCAAATTTCAGTTCCGTGAAAATTTGAGTATCAAAGATGCCTTGCTGTTGAGTGGTGGCTTTGCTGATGGTGCAGATTTATCTTCAATTGAAATCTCCCGCCGCATGGCATCCGTAGATGTTTCTTCAGATACCTATCGTCAGGCTGAAGTAATTCGGGTTGATTTAAAAGGTGGACTGGAAGGCGCTGCTGCCAATGTGATTTTACAACCCTTTGATGTCATCATGGTTCGGGCAAAAGGTGGCTATGAAAAGCAACGTTCCGTGTATCTGTCAGGCCAGGTGGTAACGCCCGGCATTTATCCATTAGGCAGTTCTAAAGAAACCATTTCACAAATTATTGCCCGTTCGGGTGGTTTCAAAGGCAGTGCCGATAGCAGCTCTATCAGTATTCGCCGCGTAGCCAGTTTCGGCCTTAGTAGCGAAGAACGACAAAAAGCTGTTGAGCGTTTGCTCATGATTAGCAGAGATAGTTTGTTGGCCGATCCTGAACTGCGGCGTAAATACCTGAACGAGATTGATTTTTTGAGTGTGAACGTAGAGAAAATCAAAGACAATCCTGGGGGTCCGGAAGATTTGATTTTGGAAGATGGCGATTACATTGAAGTAGCCCGGGCATCAAATTTGGTGCGGGTGAGTGGCGAAGTATACCATCCGGGTTTGTTGCCTTTTGAAGAAGGGGCGAATGCACATTATTACATCAAACGTTCGGGCAATTTTACCAGTAATAGCCGCAAGGCCAAAGCCTTTGTTGTGTATCCTGATGGCCGGGCCAAATCAGTGAAACGTTTCTTGTTCTTTAAATCTTATCCTGAGGTTACACCCCGCAGCGAAATCTTCATTCCTTCGAAAGACAAGGATGGCAAGAAAGGTTTGTCAACAGGCGAATGGATTGCCATTTCTTCCGTGGTGGCTACATTGACGACGCTGGCTGTTACGGTTATTAATGCGCTGAAATAA
- a CDS encoding lipopolysaccharide biosynthesis protein — protein MQTLIQKTEALFGPSIGYLLRRWYWILLSGLLIGLLGILLAWVAKPNYISRLSFSVDEDNGIANNFGSLAASFGLDLGSPGGVFAGENIIELVKSRRIIEGALLSPTTYNGKQLPLVEYYLQQNPDEGKKKRPVYSLQQARSNYSREQDSLLGVIYKGLVEGGLYVGKVDKKLSIIEIQATTGNEKFSKEFTENLMAEISRFYVDSKTSRSRNNVALLQKKADSIRSVLYGSISARAAILDANMNPTFQAPMAGVQRKQTDMAVLSAAYGEILKNLEGAKYALSKETPLVQIIDVPIYPLKMKKPGRLIYGLAGGFIGSICAAFFLYFMLMLKRIGSSPKQPLVEL, from the coding sequence ATGCAAACATTGATTCAAAAAACAGAAGCGTTATTCGGTCCATCAATTGGGTACCTGCTGAGGCGTTGGTATTGGATATTGCTTTCTGGTTTGCTAATTGGGCTATTGGGTATATTACTGGCCTGGGTGGCTAAGCCCAATTACATTTCCCGCCTTTCTTTTTCGGTGGATGAAGACAATGGGATTGCCAACAACTTTGGTAGTCTTGCTGCTTCTTTCGGACTGGACCTGGGCTCTCCGGGAGGTGTTTTTGCCGGTGAAAATATTATAGAGCTCGTTAAGTCGCGTCGTATTATTGAAGGAGCACTATTGAGTCCCACCACTTACAATGGAAAGCAGTTGCCGCTGGTAGAGTATTATTTACAGCAAAACCCCGATGAGGGCAAGAAGAAGCGTCCTGTTTATAGCTTGCAGCAAGCCCGTAGCAACTATTCCAGAGAGCAAGACAGTTTGCTGGGTGTGATATATAAAGGGCTGGTAGAAGGAGGATTATATGTAGGAAAAGTTGATAAAAAACTAAGCATCATAGAAATACAGGCAACGACAGGTAACGAAAAATTTTCAAAAGAGTTTACAGAAAACCTGATGGCAGAAATATCCAGGTTTTATGTAGATAGTAAAACATCGCGGAGCAGAAATAACGTGGCCTTGTTGCAAAAAAAAGCCGATTCTATCAGGAGTGTTTTATACGGTTCTATTTCGGCAAGGGCGGCTATACTGGATGCTAATATGAACCCGACTTTTCAGGCCCCAATGGCGGGGGTACAACGTAAGCAAACCGATATGGCTGTACTTTCGGCAGCCTACGGCGAAATATTGAAAAACCTGGAAGGGGCTAAATATGCCTTGTCTAAAGAAACCCCGTTGGTACAAATTATTGATGTGCCCATTTACCCACTCAAAATGAAAAAGCCAGGCAGGTTGATATACGGACTTGCTGGCGGTTTTATTGGTTCAATTTGCGCAGCTTTTTTCTTGTATTTCATGCTTATGCTTAAGCGGATTGGCAGCTCTCCGAAACAGCCATTGGTGGAGTTATAA